From a single Arachnia propionica genomic region:
- a CDS encoding peptidoglycan-binding protein yields MKHPEISRRHLLITAAVGVPAMGVFGAVNFFGSPAANARTIVADGWWGTSTTKALQDFLGLAPTGRVESQPVSWAGSNPGLASGWEWVPDDAAQGAQVIRSLQWYVGVAQDGLIGPATIRALQAKFEQTQDGILDGPSPTIQALQSHISGRGVLT; encoded by the coding sequence ATGAAACACCCTGAAATCTCTCGCCGACATCTACTGATCACTGCCGCGGTGGGTGTGCCCGCGATGGGCGTTTTCGGAGCGGTGAACTTTTTCGGCTCCCCCGCCGCGAATGCCCGCACCATCGTCGCCGACGGCTGGTGGGGCACCTCCACGACCAAGGCCCTGCAGGATTTCCTCGGACTCGCCCCCACCGGCAGGGTAGAGAGCCAACCCGTTTCCTGGGCCGGGTCGAATCCCGGCCTGGCCAGCGGCTGGGAATGGGTTCCCGATGACGCCGCGCAGGGCGCACAGGTGATCAGGTCCCTGCAGTGGTACGTGGGTGTCGCCCAGGACGGTCTGATCGGCCCAGCCACCATCCGGGCACTCCAGGCCAAGTTCGAGCAGACGCAGGACGGGATTCTGGACGGTCCTTCTCCGACCATCCAGGCACTGCAGAGCCACATCAGCGGCAGAGGCGTTCTGACCTGA
- a CDS encoding peptidoglycan-binding protein: MTIERTGMSRRRLLTTAAVGVPAMGVLGAVNLLGAPAAKASTLTVDGVWGESTSAGLKTFLTRRWGIGIFGRGLKTSKIDSQPESWAAANPGLGSGWEWVPDDLARGSMTIQLLQTWLKISSDGLIGPATIRALQAHYGKVTDGVLDYGSPTIAALQEEINRHI, encoded by the coding sequence ATGACCATTGAACGAACCGGTATGTCACGTCGGCGCCTCTTGACCACCGCCGCGGTGGGGGTGCCAGCCATGGGTGTGCTCGGGGCGGTGAACCTGCTTGGAGCTCCCGCCGCGAAGGCCTCCACGTTGACCGTCGACGGTGTGTGGGGAGAAAGCACGTCGGCGGGCCTCAAAACGTTTCTCACCCGACGCTGGGGGATTGGCATATTCGGTCGCGGACTCAAGACGAGCAAAATCGACAGTCAACCCGAATCGTGGGCGGCTGCGAACCCCGGGCTGGGGTCGGGATGGGAGTGGGTGCCCGATGACCTCGCGCGCGGTTCCATGACGATCCAGCTCCTGCAGACATGGCTGAAAATCAGCAGTGACGGACTGATCGGTCCTGCCACCATCCGGGCCCTGCAGGCCCACTACGGCAAAGTCACGGATGGTGTCCTGGATTACGGGTCCCCGACCATTGCCGCGCTCCAGGAAGAAATCAACCGCCACATCTAG
- a CDS encoding glutamine amidotransferase: MICIVQLYPRDMNLYGDWGNARVLQKRLEWRGIDAEIVDHNPGDGTDLGSGDIFLGGGGQDAGQDKIQEDLQRHIDELGRLVEDGVPMLLICGMYQLLGRTFVTGEGKIITGAGILPLDTRAGTDRLIGNVTLESPEFGEVVGYENHSGRTYIDDGHEPLGKVLRGAGNNGEDQQEGLRYRNVIGTYLHGPILPANPRVADFLISKALERRGMPGDLASLPIDEVAAKAHHTARNRPR; the protein is encoded by the coding sequence ATGATCTGCATCGTCCAGCTCTACCCGCGCGACATGAACCTCTACGGCGACTGGGGCAACGCGCGCGTGCTCCAGAAACGCCTCGAATGGCGCGGAATCGACGCCGAGATCGTCGACCACAACCCCGGCGACGGCACCGACCTCGGATCCGGGGACATCTTCCTCGGTGGCGGCGGCCAGGACGCCGGGCAGGACAAGATCCAAGAAGACCTCCAACGCCACATCGACGAGCTGGGTCGTCTCGTCGAGGACGGTGTGCCGATGCTGCTGATCTGCGGCATGTACCAGCTGCTGGGCCGCACCTTCGTCACCGGCGAGGGAAAGATCATCACGGGGGCGGGTATCCTGCCGCTCGACACCCGCGCCGGAACCGACCGGCTGATCGGCAACGTCACCCTGGAGTCCCCGGAGTTCGGGGAAGTCGTCGGATACGAGAACCATTCCGGTCGCACCTACATCGACGACGGCCACGAGCCCCTCGGAAAGGTGCTGCGGGGCGCGGGTAACAACGGCGAGGACCAGCAGGAGGGGCTGCGGTACCGCAACGTGATCGGCACCTACCTGCACGGTCCGATCCTGCCCGCCAACCCGAGGGTCGCGGACTTCTTGATCTCCAAGGCCCTCGAACGCCGCGGCATGCCGGGTGACCTGGCGTCGCTGCCCATCGACGAGGTCGCCGCGAAGGCCCACCACACCGCCAGGAACCGTCCGCGCTGA
- a CDS encoding MurT ligase domain-containing protein, translating into MPRHTISTMIGKLVKQVARLRGSGSALPGLVVERLDRGYLRRTLEPLPGGVVLVSGTNGKTTTTKVVTELLQAVGYKVFTNRTGSNFSRGVISELLPLVTWRGKLDADIAVLELDEAWAVHFVRQVKPRMSLFLNVMRDQLDRFGEIDTAAEMLAKNAEAATEAVILNRDDPRVYRIRERTKAEAVYFGTTDELLALMPTDDTLKGGQARANHEAHADVLLKAIDGRRATYEIDGAEHVVEMSLGGVYNLINAAAALTLVRRIVGDAVPTQKLLEALGNVRPAFGRGETITYKGVPIELVLVKNPSGFRLSLLSFADGKADNMIAINDNYADGRDISWLWDVDFTPLDSVALVTGTRADGMALRLAYDDVPVGEIEADLQRALDRFAVLNPGKPKRIYTTYTAMTALRKLMSGLALGQDQEAVA; encoded by the coding sequence ATGCCTCGTCACACCATCAGCACCATGATCGGGAAGCTCGTCAAACAGGTGGCACGACTTCGGGGCAGTGGTTCGGCGCTTCCCGGGCTGGTGGTCGAGAGGCTGGATCGCGGATACCTCAGGCGCACCCTGGAACCTCTCCCCGGTGGTGTCGTGCTGGTGTCGGGCACCAACGGCAAAACCACCACCACGAAGGTGGTCACTGAACTGCTGCAGGCCGTCGGGTACAAGGTGTTCACCAACCGCACAGGATCGAACTTCTCCCGTGGCGTGATCTCCGAGTTGCTTCCGCTGGTCACCTGGCGCGGCAAGCTCGATGCCGACATCGCAGTCCTGGAACTCGACGAGGCCTGGGCCGTGCATTTCGTCCGCCAGGTCAAGCCGCGCATGAGCCTGTTCCTCAACGTGATGCGCGACCAGCTCGACCGGTTCGGTGAGATCGACACCGCCGCCGAGATGCTCGCCAAGAACGCCGAGGCCGCCACCGAGGCGGTGATCCTCAACCGCGACGACCCACGTGTCTACCGCATCCGGGAACGCACCAAGGCGGAGGCCGTCTACTTCGGCACCACCGACGAACTGTTGGCACTGATGCCCACCGACGACACCCTCAAGGGCGGCCAGGCCCGGGCCAACCACGAGGCCCACGCCGACGTGCTGCTGAAGGCTATCGACGGGCGACGCGCAACGTACGAGATCGACGGGGCCGAGCACGTCGTCGAGATGAGCCTGGGCGGCGTCTACAACCTCATCAACGCCGCCGCCGCCCTGACGCTGGTGCGGCGGATCGTCGGCGACGCGGTGCCCACGCAGAAACTCCTCGAGGCCCTCGGCAACGTGCGGCCCGCGTTCGGGCGCGGTGAGACCATCACCTACAAGGGCGTCCCGATAGAACTGGTGCTGGTGAAAAACCCCAGCGGCTTCCGGTTGTCGCTGTTGTCCTTCGCCGACGGCAAGGCGGACAACATGATCGCCATCAACGACAACTACGCCGATGGTCGCGACATCAGCTGGCTGTGGGACGTCGACTTCACCCCCCTCGACTCCGTCGCTCTGGTCACCGGCACCCGCGCCGACGGGATGGCGCTGCGCCTGGCCTACGACGACGTGCCTGTCGGGGAGATCGAGGCTGACCTGCAGCGCGCCCTCGACCGTTTCGCCGTCCTCAACCCGGGCAAACCGAAACGCATCTACACCACCTACACCGCCATGACCGCCCTGCGGAAGCTGATGTCCGGGCTGGCCCTCGGTCAGGACCAGGAGGCAGTGGCATGA
- a CDS encoding C40 family peptidase, protein MTIACPRLSRRNLLAATILGGPVAGCLGAASLFGVPPALAAVSGRDFLQVVTSKAGCSYASGGSGPETFDCPGLIHWALSQLGISFPATSGEQIKACTVIDLNEAKKTPGALLWFPGAIAVSCGDGLTTFEARDENSLVGYFTTEPSGSKSWANGGLIPALSYAAPPSTVLTVDGYWGPSTTRRLQEVLKTTVDGQVSSQAVSWKAKNPGLTGGWEWVPDEKAVGSSVITALQQRLGIDADGLMGAGTILALEKHCGVAQEGHFGEASACIKELQKKLNSGVF, encoded by the coding sequence ATGACGATTGCGTGCCCACGATTATCCCGCAGGAACCTGCTTGCTGCCACCATTCTCGGGGGCCCGGTTGCTGGCTGTCTGGGGGCGGCCAGCCTGTTTGGTGTACCACCGGCCCTGGCCGCTGTGTCAGGACGGGATTTCCTTCAGGTGGTCACGAGCAAGGCTGGGTGTTCCTATGCCTCGGGTGGTTCCGGGCCGGAGACCTTTGACTGCCCCGGTTTGATCCACTGGGCGCTGTCGCAGCTCGGGATTTCGTTCCCGGCAACATCGGGTGAACAGATCAAGGCCTGCACAGTGATTGATCTCAACGAGGCCAAGAAAACCCCCGGTGCGCTCCTGTGGTTCCCCGGAGCAATCGCCGTCTCCTGCGGTGACGGGTTGACCACCTTCGAGGCTCGCGACGAGAACAGCCTCGTCGGTTATTTCACTACCGAACCGTCGGGTTCCAAGAGCTGGGCCAACGGTGGATTGATCCCGGCGCTTAGCTACGCTGCACCGCCTTCCACTGTCCTGACCGTTGATGGCTACTGGGGGCCCAGCACAACCCGGCGCCTCCAGGAGGTGCTCAAAACCACCGTGGACGGCCAGGTCTCCAGTCAGGCGGTGTCCTGGAAAGCCAAGAACCCGGGATTGACCGGGGGGTGGGAGTGGGTCCCCGATGAAAAGGCTGTGGGATCATCGGTGATCACTGCGCTCCAGCAGCGGCTGGGAATCGACGCGGACGGACTGATGGGCGCCGGCACCATTCTCGCCCTCGAGAAACACTGCGGCGTAGCCCAGGAGGGGCACTTCGGGGAGGCCTCGGCCTGCATCAAAGAATTGCAGAAGAAACTCAACAGCGGCGTTTTCTGA
- a CDS encoding peptidoglycan recognition family protein, which produces MHSIDSYSTGRGLSRRAVLRSASVLGLAGFGLAGAGALPAHAAEFADNFQQAVNYDAGRTFASGAAASMTGIVIHWWGEPAGQTHQGIVDYLAGDNAAEVSAHYVVSDEGVTQIVDLGDTAYHAGVYSINAQSIGIECCPDMSEQTLQRLHTLIQNLRQRFGPLWLEPHKAFISTGCPGSYVNKIPELKVLAAGSADQIPPTPGDPMPVTPDPGANAPDAPATPPSSLQVDGWWGASTTKLLQSVLGTPIDGMVSGQSKTWQAKNPGLVSGWQWVPEGSATGSEVIRAVQQKVGIQPDGLIGPNTIKAIQKHFGTTQDGCFSEQSSCIMALQKALNNGTF; this is translated from the coding sequence ATGCATTCAATCGATTCATATTCCACTGGTCGCGGATTGAGTCGTCGTGCGGTTCTGCGGTCCGCATCTGTCCTGGGTCTAGCGGGTTTCGGGCTCGCGGGTGCGGGGGCCTTGCCGGCCCATGCCGCTGAGTTCGCCGACAACTTCCAGCAGGCGGTCAACTACGATGCGGGCCGTACCTTCGCATCCGGGGCAGCTGCTTCAATGACGGGCATCGTCATCCACTGGTGGGGAGAACCCGCTGGTCAGACACATCAAGGTATCGTCGACTACCTGGCAGGTGACAACGCAGCCGAGGTGTCGGCCCATTACGTGGTCAGCGACGAGGGAGTCACTCAGATCGTCGATCTGGGAGACACCGCCTACCACGCCGGCGTCTACTCCATCAACGCACAGAGCATTGGCATCGAGTGCTGTCCCGATATGAGCGAGCAAACCCTGCAGCGGCTGCACACCTTGATCCAGAACCTCAGGCAACGTTTCGGTCCGCTCTGGCTTGAGCCCCACAAGGCGTTCATCTCGACGGGCTGCCCGGGAAGCTACGTGAACAAGATCCCGGAGCTGAAGGTCCTGGCGGCCGGGTCCGCCGATCAGATTCCACCGACCCCCGGCGATCCGATGCCCGTCACCCCGGATCCCGGTGCGAACGCTCCAGATGCTCCGGCCACTCCCCCCAGCTCGCTCCAGGTGGATGGATGGTGGGGCGCCTCGACCACGAAGCTCCTCCAGTCGGTCCTGGGAACCCCGATCGACGGTATGGTCTCGGGTCAGAGCAAGACCTGGCAGGCCAAGAACCCTGGCCTGGTCAGTGGCTGGCAGTGGGTCCCCGAAGGATCTGCCACGGGCTCTGAGGTGATCCGCGCGGTCCAGCAGAAAGTGGGTATCCAGCCCGACGGTCTGATCGGTCCGAACACGATCAAGGCCATTCAGAAGCATTTCGGAACCACCCAGGATGGGTGCTTCTCGGAGCAGTCGTCCTGCATCATGGCGCTGCAGAAAGCTCTCAACAACGGCACCTTCTGA
- a CDS encoding C40 family peptidase has translation MTIMQPRMSRRSILSTLAVGVPAMGVLGAINLVGANSAAAAYSGSDFLQTAASKNGCPYIWGDAGPSSFDCSGLVLWSLTQLGISFPRTSGEQYNSCDPIDLGQGLATPGAILWFPGHIGISCGDGATSFEAQSEEVGVGYFTGTGWTAAGLVPGLDYSGAPGTGGGGGGGGTTPDGALNVDGYWGSATTSKLQEVLGVSVDGTVASQAQSWKAKNPGLASGWQWVPDGSATGSEVIRAVQQKLGAQADGLIGPNTIKAIQKHFGTTQDGCFSDQSSCVMALQKALNNGTF, from the coding sequence ATGACGATTATGCAACCGCGGATGTCTCGTAGGAGCATCCTTTCAACCCTCGCAGTCGGTGTCCCCGCAATGGGAGTTCTGGGAGCCATCAACCTTGTTGGTGCAAACTCTGCTGCGGCCGCTTATTCCGGATCGGATTTCCTTCAGACGGCTGCCAGCAAGAATGGCTGCCCCTACATTTGGGGTGATGCCGGACCCTCGAGTTTTGACTGCTCCGGACTGGTTCTGTGGTCGCTCACCCAGCTCGGAATCTCCTTCCCGCGTACCTCCGGCGAGCAGTACAACTCCTGCGACCCGATCGACCTCGGTCAGGGCCTGGCGACTCCGGGCGCCATCCTGTGGTTCCCCGGCCACATCGGCATCTCCTGCGGTGATGGGGCAACCTCCTTCGAGGCGCAGAGCGAAGAGGTCGGGGTCGGCTACTTCACTGGCACGGGATGGACCGCAGCCGGTTTGGTTCCAGGTCTTGACTACAGCGGAGCGCCGGGCACCGGCGGTGGCGGCGGTGGCGGCGGCACGACCCCTGACGGGGCGCTGAATGTTGACGGCTACTGGGGCAGCGCCACCACCAGCAAGCTCCAAGAGGTGCTCGGGGTCTCCGTCGACGGTACGGTCGCCAGCCAGGCCCAGTCCTGGAAGGCCAAGAACCCCGGTCTGGCCAGCGGCTGGCAGTGGGTTCCCGACGGCTCCGCCACGGGCTCTGAGGTGATCCGCGCGGTCCAGCAGAAATTGGGCGCCCAGGCCGATGGTCTGATTGGCCCGAACACGATCAAGGCTATTCAGAAGCATTTCGGAACCACCCAGGATGGGTGCTTCTCGGATCAGTCCTCCTGCGTCATGGCGCTGCAGAAGGCGCTCAACAACGGAACCTTCTGA
- a CDS encoding N-acetylmuramoyl-L-alanine amidase encodes MIPVRSRPTEGPSRRAILRSASMLGVAGGFVTGAATAARATDFADDFQQAVRYAPGRNLRSGEATRISGIVIHWWGEPRGQSHQGVVNYLAGENARWSSAHYVVSGERVTQLVGLEDTAFHAGVYDINAQSIGIECRPEMDDATVNRVCDLVQKLNGSLGPLWLEPHQAFSSTGCPGTYMSKIPELKVLAAGSSEIPSPPDVINENNGLLDADGYWGSATTSKLQEVLGTPVDGVVSRQYTGWKTANPALVSGWEWVSEAAATGSTVIRAIQQVVGSEVDGLIGPDTIRAIQRHFGVTEDGCFPEGAPGIVEMQKALNAGKL; translated from the coding sequence GTGATTCCGGTCAGATCCAGGCCCACCGAGGGGCCGAGTCGACGTGCGATTCTGCGTTCCGCCTCGATGCTGGGGGTGGCTGGCGGGTTCGTGACCGGTGCCGCCACCGCGGCTCGGGCAACAGATTTCGCCGATGACTTCCAGCAGGCTGTTCGCTACGCGCCGGGCCGCAATCTCAGATCCGGCGAGGCGACCAGGATCAGCGGAATCGTCATCCACTGGTGGGGGGAGCCTCGTGGCCAGTCCCACCAGGGCGTGGTGAACTACCTGGCTGGTGAGAACGCCCGCTGGTCCTCCGCTCATTACGTGGTGAGCGGGGAGCGTGTCACCCAGCTCGTCGGGCTGGAGGACACCGCATTCCATGCGGGTGTCTACGACATCAACGCCCAGAGCATCGGCATCGAGTGCCGCCCCGAGATGGATGACGCCACCGTGAACAGGGTGTGCGACCTGGTGCAGAAGCTCAACGGCAGTCTCGGACCCCTGTGGTTGGAACCGCATCAGGCGTTCTCCTCCACGGGGTGCCCGGGTACCTACATGAGCAAGATCCCGGAGTTGAAGGTTCTGGCTGCGGGATCCTCGGAAATTCCATCGCCGCCCGACGTGATCAATGAGAACAACGGACTCTTGGACGCGGACGGCTACTGGGGTTCCGCCACCACCAGCAAGCTCCAAGAGGTGCTTGGCACACCCGTCGATGGTGTGGTGTCGCGGCAGTACACCGGGTGGAAGACTGCCAATCCGGCCCTGGTCAGCGGATGGGAGTGGGTCTCTGAAGCCGCCGCTACGGGATCGACCGTCATTCGAGCGATCCAGCAGGTGGTGGGCTCCGAGGTCGATGGCCTGATCGGTCCGGACACGATCCGCGCCATTCAACGGCACTTCGGTGTCACAGAGGATGGATGTTTCCCGGAGGGGGCGCCCGGCATCGTCGAGATGCAGAAGGCCCTCAATGCCGGAAAGTTGTGA
- a CDS encoding 8-oxo-dGTP diphosphatase — MFRAVIGTLGYVVRDGRVLLVHRQRAGDDHRGKWNGLGGKLEPGEDAVICLRRELREEAGIDATSLRLRGSIAWPGFGSDGSDWFGLVFLVDDFVGEPPERNDDGPLRWVPLAELGDLPMWEGDRHFLPLVFDDGPQFHAVIPYRDGQVVPEGIAVTRV, encoded by the coding sequence GTGTTTCGGGCCGTCATCGGCACCCTCGGATACGTCGTCCGCGACGGTCGGGTGCTGCTGGTGCACCGCCAGCGCGCCGGCGACGACCACCGCGGCAAATGGAACGGCCTTGGCGGCAAGCTGGAACCCGGTGAGGACGCCGTCATCTGTCTGAGGCGAGAACTTCGCGAGGAGGCCGGAATCGATGCGACCTCCCTGCGGCTGCGCGGCAGCATCGCCTGGCCGGGATTCGGTTCGGACGGCAGTGACTGGTTCGGGCTGGTCTTTCTCGTCGACGACTTCGTCGGCGAGCCCCCGGAGCGCAACGACGACGGCCCGCTGCGTTGGGTTCCCCTCGCTGAACTCGGTGACCTGCCGATGTGGGAGGGCGACCGCCACTTCCTGCCTCTGGTTTTTGACGACGGACCTCAGTTTCATGCGGTCATTCCCTACCGCGACGGTCAGGTGGTCCCCGAGGGGATCGCGGTCACCCGCGTCTGA
- a CDS encoding branched-chain amino acid aminotransferase, with protein MSLFELHRTDQPTPEAERAAIVADPVFGKFYADHMAVADYTEGLGWHDARIIPTGQWQLHPAAAVFHYGQEIFEGLKAYRHADSSVWLFRPEKNARRFISSAERLEMAPLPEDLFLAALDELVALEQAWVPQPDGERSLYLRPFEIADEPYLGVREAKNYRYGLLASPVGAYYPAPVKLWVTPNYTRAAPGGTGTAKCGGNYAASLAAANEAAAHGCGQVLYLDGAEHRWLEECGTMNFMMVTADDQLVTPTLGSILDGVTRDSLLTLASEHGLTPVERPISIDELRDGIASGRVTETFACGTAAVITPIVGFDSPEHGAQVVGDGEPGPRTRELRAHLLDIQFGRAEDRHGWLHRVV; from the coding sequence ATGTCACTGTTCGAACTCCACCGCACCGACCAGCCCACGCCCGAGGCCGAGCGCGCCGCCATCGTGGCGGATCCGGTGTTCGGGAAGTTCTATGCCGACCACATGGCCGTTGCCGACTACACCGAGGGCCTCGGGTGGCACGACGCCCGCATCATCCCGACAGGCCAGTGGCAGCTGCACCCCGCCGCCGCGGTCTTCCACTACGGGCAGGAGATCTTCGAGGGGCTGAAGGCCTACCGCCATGCCGACTCCTCGGTGTGGCTGTTTCGTCCCGAGAAGAACGCGCGGCGTTTCATCTCCTCCGCTGAACGCCTCGAGATGGCACCCCTGCCGGAGGACCTGTTCCTCGCCGCCCTCGACGAGCTGGTCGCTCTGGAACAGGCGTGGGTGCCGCAACCCGACGGGGAGCGCAGCTTGTACCTGCGTCCCTTCGAGATCGCCGACGAACCCTATCTCGGGGTGCGTGAGGCCAAGAACTACCGCTACGGCCTGCTCGCTTCGCCCGTTGGCGCCTACTATCCGGCCCCCGTGAAGCTGTGGGTCACCCCCAACTACACGCGGGCCGCGCCCGGCGGCACCGGCACCGCGAAGTGCGGTGGAAACTACGCCGCCAGCCTCGCCGCCGCCAACGAGGCCGCCGCTCACGGCTGCGGACAGGTGCTCTACCTCGACGGCGCCGAACACCGCTGGCTGGAGGAGTGCGGAACCATGAACTTCATGATGGTCACCGCCGACGACCAGCTCGTCACCCCCACGCTCGGATCGATCCTGGACGGCGTCACCCGCGACTCGCTGCTCACCTTGGCCTCCGAACACGGCCTCACCCCCGTCGAGCGGCCCATCTCCATCGACGAGCTGCGCGACGGCATCGCCTCGGGCCGGGTGACCGAAACCTTCGCTTGCGGCACGGCTGCCGTCATCACCCCGATCGTGGGCTTCGACTCTCCCGAACACGGTGCGCAGGTCGTCGGTGACGGGGAGCCTGGCCCGCGCACCCGCGAGCTGCGCGCTCACCTCTTGGACATCCAGTTCGGTCGCGCCGAGGATCGGCACGGCTGGCTGCACCGCGTGGTCTGA
- a CDS encoding FKBP-type peptidyl-prolyl cis-trans isomerase produces the protein MSKTTMPSVQGPKGSKPTLTFPGPDAPDDLHVQLLDAGTGPEVKAGDTISAHYLGQSWNGSVFDNSYDRGQPLNFRVGVGEVIRGWDDGLVGQRVGSRVLLSIPAELGYGDHGVPQAGIKGGATLVFVTEILSAS, from the coding sequence ATGAGCAAGACCACCATGCCCTCCGTGCAGGGCCCCAAGGGATCCAAACCGACCCTCACCTTCCCCGGACCCGATGCCCCCGACGACCTTCACGTGCAGCTGCTCGACGCCGGAACCGGTCCGGAGGTCAAGGCAGGCGACACCATCTCGGCCCACTACCTCGGACAGTCCTGGAACGGATCGGTCTTCGACAACTCCTACGACCGGGGCCAACCGTTGAACTTCCGCGTCGGCGTCGGTGAGGTCATCCGAGGCTGGGACGACGGTCTCGTGGGTCAACGCGTCGGTTCCCGGGTCCTGCTGTCCATCCCAGCCGAACTCGGCTACGGCGACCACGGCGTCCCGCAGGCCGGCATCAAGGGCGGGGCGACCCTGGTCTTCGTCACCGAGATCCTCAGCGCCTCCTGA
- a CDS encoding MFS transporter, which produces MARTGRLAWIVWGVGILAYCAAIMQRTSLGVLGIQTANHFGTSIGIISTFVMVQLATYALAQLPAGVLVDRYGSRVVMVTGSGMMVAAQVIMAFADSLPLAFAARILLGIGDACMYGSVLRLIPEWFAPSRVPVLTQLAGLLGQLGQVASATFLLPLFNAQGWMWAFLGAALASVVAGVMSAFWVRDVPPGRTRPAPREEKLSDLPRGIADAWRHPATRLGFWVHFTSGFSINVFAMIWGIPWLQQAEGRSEAEAAFLFSLTVYGSIVFSPLLGWLTSRHPLRRSNLALTVIGGNMLGWAAALLWPGQAPWWLLIFLVVAMSAGGPGTGIGFDYPRTLLPPHRLGAANGLVITGSFTGATVSLLAISAFLGWVNPAGDYTAEQLNQAMALQFPFFAVGLIGIFSTRHRLRTMMRPHGVIVPTWREVVQRIRASRHH; this is translated from the coding sequence GTGGCAAGGACCGGGCGGCTGGCCTGGATCGTGTGGGGCGTCGGCATCCTCGCGTACTGCGCCGCAATCATGCAGCGCACCAGCCTCGGGGTCCTCGGGATCCAGACCGCGAACCACTTCGGCACCAGCATCGGCATCATCTCCACCTTCGTGATGGTCCAGCTCGCGACCTACGCGCTGGCGCAGCTGCCCGCCGGGGTGCTGGTGGATCGCTACGGGTCGCGGGTGGTGATGGTCACGGGTTCCGGAATGATGGTCGCCGCACAGGTGATCATGGCCTTCGCCGATTCCCTTCCCCTGGCCTTCGCCGCCCGCATCCTGCTGGGGATCGGCGACGCCTGCATGTACGGGTCGGTGCTGCGGCTCATCCCCGAGTGGTTCGCGCCGTCGCGGGTGCCGGTCCTGACGCAGCTCGCCGGGTTGCTGGGGCAGCTGGGGCAGGTGGCCTCCGCGACCTTCCTGCTTCCCCTGTTCAACGCCCAGGGCTGGATGTGGGCTTTCCTGGGCGCGGCCCTCGCATCCGTCGTGGCTGGGGTCATGAGCGCGTTCTGGGTTCGCGACGTGCCCCCCGGTCGGACCCGCCCCGCCCCGCGGGAGGAGAAACTCTCCGACCTGCCGCGCGGCATCGCCGATGCCTGGCGGCATCCCGCGACCCGGCTCGGGTTCTGGGTGCACTTCACCAGCGGTTTCAGCATCAACGTGTTCGCGATGATCTGGGGCATCCCCTGGCTGCAGCAGGCAGAGGGACGCTCGGAGGCCGAGGCCGCCTTCCTGTTCAGTCTCACCGTCTACGGTTCCATCGTTTTCTCGCCGCTGCTGGGCTGGCTGACCTCACGTCACCCGCTGCGTCGCAGCAACCTGGCGCTCACCGTCATCGGGGGCAACATGCTCGGGTGGGCGGCGGCGCTGCTGTGGCCGGGACAGGCTCCGTGGTGGTTGCTGATCTTCCTGGTGGTCGCGATGTCCGCAGGCGGCCCGGGCACCGGCATCGGATTCGACTATCCCCGCACCCTGCTGCCCCCGCACCGCCTCGGCGCTGCCAACGGCCTGGTCATCACCGGTTCCTTCACGGGCGCCACCGTGAGTCTGCTGGCCATCAGTGCCTTCCTGGGCTGGGTCAATCCCGCCGGCGACTACACCGCCGAACAACTCAACCAGGCCATGGCATTGCAGTTCCCGTTCTTCGCCGTCGGTCTGATCGGTATCTTCAGCACCCGCCATCGGCTGCGCACCATGATGCGTCCCCACGGGGTGATCGTGCCGACCTGGCGGGAAGTGGTGCAGAGAATCCGCGCCAGCAGGCATCACTGA
- a CDS encoding GlsB/YeaQ/YmgE family stress response membrane protein, which produces MLSFIGMIIAGAILGALARLIMRGSQNISILWTVVLGAVGALVGSVVASFFGVAHTDGIDWIRWALSLAAAVIAISIYLSVTGRK; this is translated from the coding sequence ATGCTGTCATTCATCGGAATGATCATCGCCGGCGCCATTCTCGGTGCCCTCGCCCGGCTCATCATGCGGGGCAGCCAGAACATCTCAATACTGTGGACCGTCGTGCTGGGCGCCGTGGGCGCACTTGTCGGAAGCGTGGTCGCCAGCTTCTTCGGTGTCGCCCACACCGACGGGATTGACTGGATCAGGTGGGCCCTGTCCCTCGCTGCCGCCGTCATCGCGATCTCCATCTACCTGAGCGTCACCGGTCGCAAATAA